A stretch of the Lytechinus variegatus isolate NC3 chromosome 5, Lvar_3.0, whole genome shotgun sequence genome encodes the following:
- the LOC121415016 gene encoding protein KRI1 homolog isoform X2 encodes MSLFAKSLVKKKPIFNPDKSFEDYIEEYYRLDYEDMIGDLPCRFKYRTVPPNNFGLTTDEILRSREKELNQWVSLKKTCQYRSEEEEKRDILLFQKMAQNEGKKKRIFLSMHEERDSEDTEDADNAQSRTLSESKHIGLKQGGRKQSDCSSYSMKPSADSRKTKEMTHIQNDISPSDAVGVQTTVSLNGRNILKPNRMMAADKESLENEESMGDTSSSKLALSSREKKKQRKREILARLKALKTRKKVKQLDRMRGRVKVGAGTVSEARLKAYGINPKKHMYRMKNEIANK; translated from the exons ATAAATCATTTGAGGATTACATTGAGGAGTACTATCGGCTTGACTACGAGGACATGATCGGTGACTTGCCTTGCCGATTCAAGTACCGCACTGTCCCTCCTAATAACTTTGGCCTGACGACCGATGAGATTCTTCGCTCCCGAGAGAAAGAGTTGAATCAGTGGGTTTCATTGAAGAAAACTTGTCAATATAG gtctgaagaagaagagaagagagacATTTTATTGTTCCAGAAAATGGCtcagaatgaaggaaaaaagaagaggataTTTCTCAGTATGCATGAAGAAAG GGACAGCGAGGATACAGAAGATGCAGATAATGCTCAATCAAGAACACTGTCTGAATCTAAGCATATAGGTCTCAAACAGGGTGGGAGAAAACAGAGTGATTGCAGTTCTTACTCCATGAAACCATCTGCAGATAGCAGGAAGACAAAGGAAATGACCCACATCCAAAATGATATAAGTCCATCAGATGCTGTAGGAGTTCAGACAACAGTATCCTTGAATGGAAGGAACATTCTGAAGCCAAACCGCATGATGGCAGCAGACAAAGAAAGTCTAGAAAATGAAGAATCCATGGGTGATACATCATCTAGCAAATTGGCCCTCTCGTCTCGAGAAAAGAagaaacagagaaagagagagatccTGGCCAGACTGAAAGCACTAAAGACTAGAAAGAAAGTGAAACAACTGGATAGGATGAGGGGCAGGGTGAAGGTTGGTGCAGGAACAGTGTCTGAAGCCAGACTTAAGGCCTATGGAATAAATCCAAAGAAGCATATGTATCGGATGAAGAATGAGATTGCAAATAAATGA
- the LOC121415016 gene encoding protein KRI1 homolog isoform X1 gives MSLFAKSLVKKKPIFNPEDKSFEDYIEEYYRLDYEDMIGDLPCRFKYRTVPPNNFGLTTDEILRSREKELNQWVSLKKTCQYRSEEEEKRDILLFQKMAQNEGKKKRIFLSMHEERDSEDTEDADNAQSRTLSESKHIGLKQGGRKQSDCSSYSMKPSADSRKTKEMTHIQNDISPSDAVGVQTTVSLNGRNILKPNRMMAADKESLENEESMGDTSSSKLALSSREKKKQRKREILARLKALKTRKKVKQLDRMRGRVKVGAGTVSEARLKAYGINPKKHMYRMKNEIANK, from the exons AAGATAAATCATTTGAGGATTACATTGAGGAGTACTATCGGCTTGACTACGAGGACATGATCGGTGACTTGCCTTGCCGATTCAAGTACCGCACTGTCCCTCCTAATAACTTTGGCCTGACGACCGATGAGATTCTTCGCTCCCGAGAGAAAGAGTTGAATCAGTGGGTTTCATTGAAGAAAACTTGTCAATATAG gtctgaagaagaagagaagagagacATTTTATTGTTCCAGAAAATGGCtcagaatgaaggaaaaaagaagaggataTTTCTCAGTATGCATGAAGAAAG GGACAGCGAGGATACAGAAGATGCAGATAATGCTCAATCAAGAACACTGTCTGAATCTAAGCATATAGGTCTCAAACAGGGTGGGAGAAAACAGAGTGATTGCAGTTCTTACTCCATGAAACCATCTGCAGATAGCAGGAAGACAAAGGAAATGACCCACATCCAAAATGATATAAGTCCATCAGATGCTGTAGGAGTTCAGACAACAGTATCCTTGAATGGAAGGAACATTCTGAAGCCAAACCGCATGATGGCAGCAGACAAAGAAAGTCTAGAAAATGAAGAATCCATGGGTGATACATCATCTAGCAAATTGGCCCTCTCGTCTCGAGAAAAGAagaaacagagaaagagagagatccTGGCCAGACTGAAAGCACTAAAGACTAGAAAGAAAGTGAAACAACTGGATAGGATGAGGGGCAGGGTGAAGGTTGGTGCAGGAACAGTGTCTGAAGCCAGACTTAAGGCCTATGGAATAAATCCAAAGAAGCATATGTATCGGATGAAGAATGAGATTGCAAATAAATGA